A single region of the Theileria annulata chromosome 4, complete sequence, *** SEQUENCING IN PROGRESS *** genome encodes:
- a CDS encoding uncharacterized protein (SMART 2 transmembrane domains at aa 132-154 and 166-188;~2 probable transmembrane helices predicted for TA08330 by TMHMM2.0 at aa 132-154 and 166-188) — protein MDYGSESHSIEDPEERGSRQMSETLGSEKSSEMSSERSSVRSSHKSSDKSSEKSEKLSDKSSEKLSEKSEKSSEKVEKSESSASLSHSVTSRSSESKEDVSIEIDLEKNVKPEVPVKEGFMGLPKEDRMLRIFLIIGFFPLPVLGWIIGFLYSLTIKKRTKSQKKFTLILGALSGIALIVAISLTAYFLLSKTEKKTEPTPSVDKVKPEPGAKRDEKEKKCEGSCPEEVKQLPDPATDLKDKTLPEPGSVEKQKRECEPNCEEEDKKLQGPEKVEKQVRDCDPHCEEEEKSKPVADPVPKPALEPAKGDKGKKCENVEKEPHKGPRRTEEGSDYENGCEEQGSDQLPPGPAVKVPEEHVKVQHVPVLSKEDKLKLEIETLRDNVDSLGRDQKLRREELFKTITDPVKAKEIPSVPGLFIPTVITKYDEPKFKLKKPENVFIPPTLLKTPVPVTKSFGLIKFDYFQYVHPKSENNMLILLRGLHSSWKKNELFRFSEYVNHNVMVVNVTDDHKKDIVELLGDLENFVKTKTKKNMTLVTEVKHDEIEKFLQLQKEVSLSNIYTIFRRNSKEFSPSVVISDKNVFDYPEFIGIFDEKIECNKKSVDFPVMVVKNELVEYELMEKGISDMKLNFNKLSRCDDVLNTEEQTKIFLNKLYGPFRKFATATKTSLEEDELLKAVMCSRH, from the exons ATGGACTACGGAAGTGAATCCCACTCAATTGAAGACCCGGAAGAGCGCGGATCAAGACAAATGTCAGAAACACTCGGCTCAGAAAAATCATCTGAAATGTCTTCTGAAAGATCTTCTGTTAGATCTTCTCATAAGTCTTCTGATAAGTCATCTGAGAAATCTGAGAAATTATCCGATAAGTCATCTGAAAAATTATCTGAGAAGTCTGAAAAATCATCTGAAAAGGTTGAAAAGTCAGAATCATCCGCTAGTCTTTCTCACTCTGTAACCTCAAGAAGCTCAGAATCAAAAGAAGATGTCAGCATTGAAA TTGATCTTGAAAAGAATGTTAAGCCAGAAGTACCAGTAAAAGAAGGATTCATGGGATTACCAAAAGAAGATCGaat GCTTCGTATATTCCTCATTATTGGTTTCTTTCCATTACCCGTTCTTGGATGGATTATTGGATTTTTGTATTCTTTAACCATCAAAAAGAGAACCAAATCTCAAAAAAAG TTTACATTGATATTGGGAGCTTTGTCAGGAATAGCTTTAATAGTTGCCATTTCCTTAACAGCATATTTTCTAC TATCAAAGACTGAGAAAAAAACTGAACCTACTCCATCTGTAGATAAAGTTAAACCAGAACCTGGAGCAAAAAGAGatgaaaaagaaaaaaaatgTGAAGGATCCTGTCCAGAAGAAGTTAAACAACTACCCGACCCAGCAACAGATCTAAAAGATAAAACACTTCCCGAACCAGGAAGTGTTGAAAAACAAAAGAGGGAGTGTGAACCAAACTGtgaagaagaagataaaAAACTTCAAGGTCCAGAAAAAGTTGAAAAACAAGTAAGGGACTGTGATCCCCACTgtgaagaagaagaaaaatCTAAACCAGTTGCAGACCCAGTCCCCAAACCAGCTCTCGAACCAGCAAAAGGTGATAAAGGAAAGAAGTGTGAAAATGTCGAAAAAGAACCACATAAAGGCCCAAGGAGAACTGAAGAAGGATCAGACTATGAAAATGGATGTGAGGAACAAGGATCAGACCAATTGCCACCCGGCCCAGCAGTAAAAGTACCAGAAGAACATGTGAAAGTACAACATGTGCCAGTACTGAGTAAAGAAGATAAACTTAAGCTTGAAATTGAGACTTTGAGAGACAATGTTGATAGTTTGGGAAGAGATCAAAAGCTCCGTCGTGAAGAGTTATTTAAGACTATAACAGACCCTGTAAAGGCTAAAGAAATACCATCCGTACCAGGATTATTTATTCCAACTGTTATTACAAAGTATGATGAACCCAAATTCAAGCTCAAAAAACCAGAAAACGTGTTCATCCCACCAACTCTATTAAAAACACCCGTTCCAGTTACTAAAAGTTTCGGCCTTATCAAATTCGATTATTTCCAAT ATGTCCATCCGAAATcagaaaataatatgttaatattattgagaGGATTACATTCATCATGGAAGAAGAATGAGTTATTCAGGTTCTCAGAATATGTCAACCACAACGTCATGGTTGTCAATGTGACTGATGATCACAAAAAGGACATTGTTGAACTATTAGGGGATCTTGAGAATTTTGTCAAGACTAAAACTAAAAAGAATATGACCCTTGTCACTGAAGTCAAGCATGATGAAATCGAAAAATTCTTGCAACTCCAAAAAGAAGTAagtttatcaaatatatataccatTTTTAGAAGAAATTCAAAAGAGTTCTCGCCATCAGTAGTCATCTCAGAT AAGAATGTATTTGATTATCCTGAGTTTATTGGTATATTTGATGAGAAGATTGaatgtaataaaaaatcaGTTGACTTCCCAGTTATGGTCGTCAAAAATGAATTAGTGGAATATGAATTAATG gAAAAGGGAATAAGTGATATGAAGTTAaactttaataaattaagcCGTTGTGATGACGTACTTAATACAGAGGAACAAACTAAGATATTCCTTAATAAGCTTTACGGACCATTTAGAAAGTTTGCAACTGCTACCAAAACTTCTCTTGAAGAAGATGAACTGTTAAAGGCAGTTATGTGCTCAAGACATTAA
- a CDS encoding 40S ribosomal protein S3, putative (Tap349h10.p1c.cand.164 - score = 7.18;~SMART KH (SM00322) at aa 43-107, E()=2.61e-01): MGFAGKSKQKRFINDGVFNAELNEFLSRTLAEDGYSGVELRITPVRTEIIIRATRTREVLGEKARRIRELTSLVQKRFGFSSDSVELYAERVENRGLCAMAQAESLRYKLLKGLAIRRAAYGVLRQIMESGAKGCEVIVSGKLRAQRAKSMKFKDGYIISTGQPAQEYVNTAVRSVQLRQGVLGIKVKIMLPYDPEGRLGPSTLLPDTVTVLDPKS, encoded by the exons ATGGGCTTTGCGGGT aaatCAAAGCAGAAGAGATTTATTAACGATGGTGTTTTCAACGCTGAATTGAACGAGTTTTTATCAAGAACATTGGCAGAAGATGGTTATTCAGGTGTAGAGCTGAGAATCACACCTGTTAGAactgaaataataattaggGCCACAAGGACTCGTGAGGTTTTGGGTGAAAAGGCCAGACGCATAAGAGAATTGACATCGCTTGTTCAAAAACGCTTTGGGTTTAGTTCCGATTCAGTTGAACTTTATGCTGAACGTGTGGAGAACAGAGGTCTATGTGCCATGGCACAAGCGGAATCTCTTCGTTACAAGTTACTCAAGGGTCTGGCTATAAGGCGTGCTGCTTATGGCGTTTTAAGGCAAATTATGGAATCTGGCGCTAAAGGTTGTGAAGTAATTGTCTCTGGTAAACTCAGAGCTCAAAGAGCCAAGAGTATGAAGTTCAAGGATGGTTATATTATCTCAACAGGACAGCCAGCACAGGAATATGTTAACACTGCCGTCAGATCAGTACAATTACGTCAAGGTGTATTAGGAattaaagttaaaattatgttacCATATGATCCTGAAGGTCGTTTAGGTCCTTCTACACTATTACCTGATACTGTTACTGTTTTAGATCCCAAATCTTAA
- a CDS encoding uncharacterized protein (Tap349h10.p1c.C.cand.63 - score = 16.71) has translation MILYINYFNKLLIFLVIIFKFSNTLENFKLPLLFYGFHTRNNSILDSYYSVEITGTNKLLCRSLLNVLVHKAELYHKVGYDTEVLNCTELIRGKCLGSNSCSVNINDCNSLLNNKNVNLQSLNLQYSCEPSNYYLCILVINNEIREPMPIFNGKSFREGVFGDFLIIPNMNSNEPIYPLHSSLLSKLLQSCLISHNCTFVTSDAIHSDDYFMKEIELLSVAICEKPVYLKANSFQEVAKQANEPIYTCFSIGSAEGKIIYYHLY, from the exons atgattctttatattaattattttaataaacttttaatatttttggTGATAATTTTCAAGTTTTCTAATACTTTAGAGAATTTTAAACTTCCACTTCTTTTCTATGG GTTTCATACCCGAAATAATTCAATATTAGATTCATACTATTCTGTTGAAATT ACTGGTACGAATAAATTGTTGTGTAGAAGTTTATTGAATGTGTTGGTTCATAAAGCAGAGTTATATCATAAAGTTGGTTATGATACTGAAGTTTTAAATTGTACTGAACTGATTCGAGGGAAATGTTTAGGATCAAATTCTTGCTct gttaatattaatgattgTAATTCacttttaaataataaaaatgttaatcTTCAATCTCTCAATTTACAATATTCATGTGAACCTTCCAA TTATTACTTATGTATATTAGtgattaataatgaaattagaGAACCTATGCCTATATTTAATGGGAAAAGTTTTAGAGAAGGTGTTTTTGGTGATTTTCTAAT AATTCCAAATATGAATTCTAATGAACCGATTTATCCTCTCCACTCATCTTTATTGAGTAAACTACTTCAATCTTGTCTTATATCACACAATTGTACTTTTGTAACCAGTGACGCTATACACTCAG aCGATTATTTTATGAAG GAAATTGAATTATTGTCTGTAGCAATTTGTGAGAAACCGGTTTATCTGAAGGCTAACTCGTTTCAAGAAGTTGCTAAACAAGCTAACGAGCCAATTTATACCTGTTTCTCCATAG GCTCTGCAGAGggtaaaattatatattatcatcTTTATTAG
- a CDS encoding serine/threonine phosphatase, putative (SMART 2 pfam:Kelch domains (PF01344) at aa 16-66, E()=2.00e-03 and 141-188, E()=1.30e-03; 1 transmembrane domain at aa 101-118; PP2Ac (SM00156) at aa 450-755, E()=5.90e-99;~1 probable transmembrane helix predicted for TA08350 by TMHMM2.0 at aa 101-118), with product MAYLKVVPQQGDVPPPRFGHTTTSVGSGKVVLFGGAVGDVGRYTITSDSFLYDVTTNHWTKLQTENPPSPRAAHAAACVETMQVVIFGGATGGGALSSDDVLNYIPILIYIAMYILFLLDLRRDKQLSWIIVPTTGRSPGRRYGHTMVFSKPNLILIGGNDGQMPSNDVWVLNVEQSPFSWNEVTFSPTIQLPPIRVYHSSDLCCEGPANGMIVIFGGRGNESKSLNDLWGLRQHRDGTWDWIEAPINSGNKPDPRYQHYNSIDSIDNSITCSFVGSKFVILGGRSDSDLNKSLSISVYDTETLEWFNISTIQRFRHSSWRFGPNLYIFGGFANQTQKHPTCELKILDCQKNGNTGVLFQSSPKTREEFRKPQDREIRLSAHAHAVRESVSDFSYLVRKISIDRLEEEGRKINKPEARSSLHWQNENPDTIYDRIIMKLLNPNELKFQKDSSFSISYKDINTLLNTVYHIIKEEETVLNLRAPIKIYGDIHGQYHDLTRLFKLYKSPLDEYLAEALCLEGDIESNDYLFLGDYVDRGFNSLEVICLLFALKCKYPAQIHLIRGNHEDPAINAVYGFQNECARRLNEDVDNPFSCWNAFNKIFELLPLGAIIEGRILCVHGGIGKSIERIDDIRSLKRPISVIPIPESPEDQLLLDLLWSDPTDNDSMLGTVPNEIRDPDRAGFIVKFGPDRVLKFLTNNDLQLIIRAHECVMDGFERFAGGRLITLFSATNYCNHHKNAGALLFIRRDLTIVPKLIYPSQDETSYDSWDMRMSDTRPPTPPRSTPMARDMIIEPA from the exons ATGGCATATTTGAAAGTTGTACCTCAACAGGGTGACGTTCCCCCGCCTAGATTTGGACACACAACTACTTCAGTAGGAAGTGGAAAAGTTGTTTTATTTGGTGGAGCAGTTGgtg ATGTTGGACGATATACTATTACTTCGGATTCTTTTTTATATGATGTGACTACAAATCATTGGACTAAATTACAAACAGAAAATCCACCATCACCAAGAGCAGCTCATGCAGCAGCTTGTGTAGAAACTATGCAAGTTGTTATTTTTGGAGGTGCTACTGGTGGTGGTGCACTTTCATCTGATGATGTATTAAACTATATACCTatacttatatatatagCTATGTATATT ttatttttattggATTTGAGACGTGATAAACAATTATCATGGATAATAGTACCAACAACAGGTCGTTCACCAGGTCGTCGTTATGGACATACAATGGTATTTTCAAAACccaatttaatattaattggtGGTAATGATGG ACAAATGCCTAGTAATGATGTTTGGGTATTAAATGTAGAACAGTCACCATTCAGTTGGAATGAAGTTACTTTCTCACCAACTATACAATTACCACCAATACGAGTTTATCATTCATCTGAC ttatgTTGTGAAGGACCAGCAAATGGTATGATAGTAATATTTGGTGGAAGAGGTAATGAAAGTAAATCATTAAATGATCTTTGGGGTTTAAGACAACATCGTGATGGTACTTGGGATTGGATTGAAGCACCAATTAATTCTGGAAATAAACCTGATCCAAGATATCAacatt ACAATAGTATAGACAGTATAGACAATAGTATAA cATGTTCATTTGTTGGATcaaaatttgtaatattagGAGGTAGAAGTGATTCTGATTTAAACAA ATCATTATCAATATCAGTATATGATACTGAAACATTAGAATGGTTTAATATATCAACAATACAAaga TTTCGACATTCAAGTTGGCGTTTTGGaccaaatttatatatttttggTGGATTTGCTAATCAAACACAAAAACATCCAACATgtgaattaaaaattttagattgTCAAA AGAATGGTAATACTGGTGTTTTATTTCAAAGTTCACCAAAAACCAGAGAAGAATTTAGAAAACCACAAGATCGAGAAATTAGACTCTCAGCACATGCACACGCAGTACGAGAATCTGTTTCAGATTTCTCATATCTAGTTCgaaaa ATATCAATTGATCGTCTTGAAGAGGAAGGTAGAAAGATAAATAAACCAGAAGCAAGATCAAGTTTGCATTGGCAAAATGAAAATCCAGATACAATATATGATCGTATTATAATGAAACTACTTAATCCAAATGAACTCAAATTTCAAAAAGATTCATCCTTTTCTATTTCATACAAGGATATTAATACCCTTTTAAATACT gtgtatcatattattaaagAAGAGGAGACGGTATTGAATTTAAGAGCACCAATAAAAA TTTATGGTGATATTCATGGTCAATATCATGACTTGACTAGGTTGTTTAAGTTGTATAAGAGTCCATTGGATGAGTATTTGGCAGAAGCTTTATGTTTGGAGGGTGATATTGAGTCTAATGATTATTTGTTCTTGGGTGATTATGTAGATCGAGGATTCAACTCACTGGAGGTTATTTGTCTTTTATTTGCTCTAAAGTGTAAATATCCAGCACAAATTCATCTAATTCGAGGAAACCATGAGGATCCAGCAATTAACGCAGTTTATGGATTCCAAAACGAGTGTGCCCGAAGATTAAATGAAGATGTTGACAATCCATTCAGTTGTTGGAATGcgtttaataaaatatttgaacTACTTCCACTAGGAGCAATTATCGAAGGAAGAATTCTATGTGTACATGGAGGTATCGGTAAATCCATTGAACGAATCGATGATATTCGATCACTCAAAAGACCCATTTCTGTTATTCCAATACCCGAATCACCCGAA GATCAATTGTTATTGGATTTGTTATGGTCAGATCCGACAGATAATGATTCGATGTTAGGAACAGTACCAAATGAAATTAGAGACCCAGATCGTGCTGGTTTTATAGTCAAGTTTGGACCAGACCGTGTTCTTAAATTTCTAACAAATAATGATCTACAACTAATTATCAG agCACATGAATGTGTTATGGATGGTTTCGAACGATTTGCAGGTGGTCGATTAATTACTCTCTTTTCCg CAACAAATTATTGTAATCATCATAAGAATGCTGGAgcattattatttataagaAGAGATTTAACAATTGTACCAAAACTTATTTATCCAAGTCAAGATGAAACTTCATATGATTCATG gGATATGAGAATGAGTGATACAAGACCACCTACACCTCCAAGAAGCACACCAATGGCAAGAGATATGATTATAGAACCCGCttaa
- a CDS encoding 26S proteasome regulatory subunit, putative (Tap349h10.p1c.cand.166 - score = 63.70;~SMART 5 pfam:PC_rep (PF01851) at aa 454-488, E()=9.70e-03; 491-525, E()=8.40e-04; 526-560, E()=6.60e-05; 632-664, E()=8.00e-02; 666-700, E()=8.20e-02) yields the protein MMNDIEMSSPVDGTHVSELDSSESVLALLEETKSSSKELGLQQLDKIVDYFWPEIVDNLPLLEDLYQDKGFKFRKLASLVISKVYYHMEEYTQALQYALNAGEYFNTTQYSEYTNIMLAKAVEEFIKVNVSKYEQNDKFQHQFDSTTLGIIILTLITHLSYSVTHLSYSVTHLSYSVTHSYSKSLELLVINMMYNSVSCGEEYQAMGIALDSRRIDLVLKIFESNSRVSKLLNYTIGLLSNVTSKTFRDLVYEKLRDILFESVSLLELNFSNLCVCLYQLNDYERMASLLNELILTGNHLKAFQIAYDLVDIGDQKFLKSVQQSNSLNNNSLMLERLKYILSGTSTIELYLQFLHRKNHTDLRLLEQIMTSVDQRNSITHNAIVISHALMQAGTCCDTFLRDNLTWLSKANNWSKFTATASIGVIHKGFTNESKKVLSSYLPTESGGGSYSEGGSLYALGLIHSNHFDLSAKELLLNSLRNEGAEESVHHGAALGLGLVCMGQCDYELYEELKGVMFRNSAVPGQAAAIAIGLLMLGSGNENVVDELYTFSYETQHEKIIRACVIAIAMILYQREKHADVIISKLCRDNDSIIRYGGMFCYAMAYCGTGSSYAVKQLLYSAVSDVSDDVRRAAVISLGFVLCNTPNQVPKVLKLLSASYNPHVRYGVTIALGVSCAASGTSEATKILQTLSTDRSEFVRQGNTIVKTLVNCVTRAFIGWGLVLQQSSYESANDVMSVTENYLSVICDKHQDVMARFGAILGLGLMSAGGQNCVASLYTVRGNMRREAVVGFLMFTQMWYWHSYIHFVCLTFQPTCLIGLTEDLRVPIGYKVLCSAPPKLFDYIPHLSKTFSQDKKDEVTAVLSISAKRNAWLSNKTHPEPEPEKATKTDDSSSILSDGKSLRAEISSIAATMGHSSRDSSADSSVDNNEDISIMNNEDISIISDSGDGTVSKMGIYNSGLEGLKSKHFESFTTQLDNPCRMLPKQAVFCTCKDSRYEPVFPDRNYGITLLIDHCPGEHEEYLVYDSSQPEAPPFTPFILDN from the exons atgatgaatGATATTGAAATGAGCTCTCCAGTAGATGGAACACATGTTTCTGAACTGGATTCCTCAGAAAGTGTACTTGCGCTACTGGAGGAAACTAAAAGCTCAAGCAAAGAACTAGGCCTTCAACAACTTGATAAAATCGTAGACTATTTCTGGCCTGAAattgttgataatttaCCATTACT tgAGGATTTATATCAAGATAAAggttttaaatttagaaaattagcCTCTTTGGTAATAAGTAAAGTGTATTATCATATGGAGGAATATACACAAGCATTACAATATGCACTAAATGCTGGAGAATACTTTAATACTACACAATATTCAGAATATACAAACATAATGCTTGCAAAAGCTGTTGAAGAATTCATTAAAGTTAATGTATCCAAATATGAacaaaatgataaattCCAACATCAATTCGATTCTACAACCTTAGGTATAATTATACTCACACTAATTACACACTTAAGTTACTCTGTTACACACTTAAGTTACTCTGTTACACACTTAAGTTACTCTGTTACACATAGTTACagta AGTCATTGgaattattagtaataaatatgatgTATAATAGTGTATCATGTGGTGAAGAATATCAAGCGATGGGAATAGCATTGGATAGTAGAAGAATAGATTTGGTATTGAAGATATTCGAATCGAATTCAAGAGTCAGCaagttattaaattatacgATAGGGTTATTATCAAATGTGACTAGTAAGACATTTAGAGATTTAGTATATGAGAAATTGAGAGATATACTATTCGAGTCAGTTTCACTATTAGAACTCAATTTCTCAAATTTGTGTGTATGTCTTTATCAATTAAATGATTATGAACGTATGGCATCATTGTTGAATGAACTTATTCTGACTGGAAATCATCTTAAAGCGTTCCAAATTGCATATGACCTTGTCGACATTGGTGACCAAAAGTTTCTAAAATCAGTACAACAATCCAATTCCTTAAATAATAACTCATTAATGCTAGAAAGACTTAAATATATCCTCTCTGGAACTAGTACTATTGAATTATATCTCCAATTCCTACATCGAAAAAATCATACAGATCTTAGACTTCTAGAACAAATTATG ACTAGTGTTGATCAAAGGAATAGTATAACGCATAATGCAATAGTAATATCACATGCATTAATGCAAGCAGGAACATGTTGTGATACATTTTTAAGAGATAATTTAACTTGGCTTTCTAAAGCTAATAATTGGTCCAAATTCACTGCTACAGCTTCTATTGGAGTTATACACAAA GGATTTACAAATGAATCAAAGAAAGTATTATCATCATATTTACCAACTGAATCTGGTGGAGGTTCTTATTCTGAAGGTGGTTCACTTTATGCTCTag GATTAATACATTCGAATCATTTTGATTTATCAGCAAAggaattattattaaattcattaagAAATGAAGGAGCTGAAGAATCTGTACATCATGGTGCAGCATTAGGTTTAGGACTCGTTTGTATGGGACAATGTGATTATG AATTGTATGAAGAATTGAAAGGAGTAATGTTTAGAAATAGTGCTGTACCAGGACAAGCAGCAGCTATAGCAATAGGATTATTAATGCTTG GAAGTGGAAATGAAAATGTAGTTGATGAATTGTATACATTTTCATATGAAACACAACATGAAAAGATTATTAGAGCATGTGTTATCGCTATTGCTATGATTCTATATCAACGTGAAAAACAT GCTGATGTGATAATAAGTAAATTATGTCGTGATAATGATTCTATAATAAGATATGGTGGAATGTTTTGTTATGCTATGGCATATTGTGGAACAGGATCA TCATATGCTGTgaaacaattattatattctgCGGTATCTGATGTATCTGATGATGTAAGAAGAGCAGCTGTGATATCATTAGGATTTGTTCTTTGTAATACGCCAAACCAAGTGCCGAAAGTTTTGAAATTACTCTCCGCATCATATAACCCACATGTTAGATACGGAGTCACAATTGCATTGGGCGTTAGCTGTGCAGCATCAGGAACATCAGAAGCAACTAAAATACTACAAACACTATCAACAGATCGTAGTGAATTTGTAAGACAAGGTAATACAATTGTTAAGACACTAGTCAATTGTGTCACTA gAGCATTTATTGGTTGGGGATTGGTATTACAACAATCAAGTTATGAAAGTGCAAATGATGTGATGTCAGTAACAGAAAATTATCTATCAGTGATATGTGATAAACATCAAGATGTGATGGCAAGATTTGGAGCAATTTTAGGATTAGGATTAATGAGTGCAGGA GGTCAAAATTGTGTAGCGTCATTGTATACAGTGAGAGGAAATATGCGTAGAGAAGCTGTAGTTGGATTTCTAATGTTCACACAAATGTGGTATTGGCACTcatatatacattttgTATGCCTCACATTCCAACCAACTTGTTTAATCG gTTTAACTGAAGATTTAAGAGTACCGATAGGATATAAAGTGTTATGTTCAGCACCACCAAAACTGTTTGATTATATTCCACATTTAAGTAAGACATTTTCACAAGATAAGAAAGATGAAGTCACTGCAGTCTTGTCAATTTCAGCAAAAAGAAATGCATGGCTCTCAAATAAAACACATCCTGAACCAGAACCAGAAAAAGCAACAAAAACTGATGATTCATCATCCATACTATCTGATGGTAAATCACTCAG AGCTGAGATAAGTAGTATAGCAGCAACAATGGGTCATTCAAGTAGAGATTCAAGTGCTGATTCAAGTGTAGATAACAATGAAGATATAtcaataatgaataatgaagatatatcaataattaGTGATAGTGGAGATGGAACAGTATCAAAGATGGGAATTTATAATTCAGGACTTGAGGGCTTGAAATCTAAACATTTCGAGTCTTTTACAACTCAGTTAGACAATCCATGTAGAATGTTGCCGAAACAAGCAGTTTTCTGTACCTGTAAAGACTCGAGATATGAACCCGTGTTCCCAGACCGCAATTATGGAATCACACTACTAATAGATCATTGCCCAGGAGAACACGAAGAATACCTTGTCTATGATAGCAGTCAGCCAGAGGCCCCACCCTTCACCCCCTTCATACTTGATAATTAA
- a CDS encoding uncharacterized protein (Tap349h10.p1c.C.cand.62 - score = 27.96;~Signal peptide predicted for TA08360 by SignalP 2.0 HMM (Signal peptide probability 0.998, signal anchor probability 0.002) with cleavage site probability 0.900 between residues 18 and 19) — MWLKYMSFLVLFVGLVLGQPERFALDLFDINDSRYVAEKTRFDNVSYVVFKPQKEKLVTEVLFGQERVWRSSCDQETAQLVLLATKVEVPFLLYVKSELAGPKHYYYYFEDYTWVKTNFEHYLDLLNKHKSDVETKEFTLNLSLTHSSEKVNFSGTTNFKKFDSFFVDNSLVDEWKTEFAATKVVHDVTPLWFAKKEGERAVAGWAYKSGKEHYLVRVLVRNSDFKFRFFNFLKVGNSWTNLELGPFKFLKSDDKVFPEDFYYPEYLNNEPSPTHFMTDSSVSLTNLDDFVDESFEYKPESRPEDYDFKHFNAPIPFTKLHRLDFSKRVPGSVATNVTGLFDNKVTVQSYYPTFGNFFGVVRDGKHVIFERNLDVEACVGVHFYNKDKQRFLADVLVYSPHNPRSEYHVKRNGRWSPVSKGVFTNLMNQL, encoded by the coding sequence ATGTGGCTGAAATATATGAGTTTTTTGGTTTTATTCGTCGGTTTGGTGTTGGGCCAGCCTGAAAGGTTCGCCCTGGACCTGTTCGACATAAATGATAGTAGGTACGTAGCCGAAAAAACTCGGTTCGACAATGTGAGTTACGTGGTGTTCAAGCCTCAGAAAGAGAAACTTGTAACAGAAGTACTCTTTGGACAGGAAAGGGTCTGGAGGAGTTCTTGCGATCAGGAGACAGCCCAACTTGTGCTACTTGCCACGAAAGTTGAAGTACCATTCCTTCTCTACGTCAAGTCTGAACTGGCAGGACCTAAACATTATTACTACTATTTTGAGGATTATACATGGgttaaaacaaattttgAACACTACTTAGACTTGCTGAACAAACACAAGTCTGATGTTGAAACTAAAGAATTCACACTAAACTTAAGCTTAACCCACTCGAGTGAAAAGGTTAACTTCAGTGGTACAACAAATTTTAAGAAATTTGATAGCTTCTTTGTCGATAATTCACTGGTTGATGAATGGAAAACGGAATTTGCCGCAACTAAGGTAGTTCATGATGTGACACCCTTATGGTTTGCTAAGAAGGAAGGTGAACGAGCTGTTGCAGGCTGGGCTTACAAGTCTGGTAAAGAGCATTATTTGGTTCGTGTACTTGTTAGAAACTCCGACTTCAAGTTCAGATTCTTCAATTTCCTTAAGGTTGGGAACTCTTGGACAAACCTTGAACTGGGGccttttaaatttttgaaATCCGATGACAAGGTGTTCCCTGAAGATTTCTATTATCCTGAATACCTCAATAATGAGCCTTCACCGACTCATTTCATGACTGATTCGTCAGTTTCCTTGACCAATCTTGACGACTTCGTTGACGAAAGTTTCGAGTATAAGCCTGAATCGAGGCCTGAGGATTATGATTTCAAACACTTTAATGCTCCAATACCCTTTACTAAACTTCACAGGCTTGATTTTTCAAAGCGGGTGCCGGGTTCTGTTGCTACTAATGTAACTGGATTGTTCGATAATAAAGTGACTGTTCAGTCTTACTACCCGACTTTCGGCAACTTTTTTGGTGTTGTTAGGGACGGAAAGCACGTAATTTTTGAGCGCAATTTAGATGTTGAAGCTTGTGTCGGGGTTCACTTTTACAATAAAGATAAGCAGAGATTTTTGGCTGACGTTTTGGTTTACAGTCCTCACAATCCTAGGTCTGAGTACCATGTGAAGCGTAATGGCAGGTGGAGTCCCGTTAGTAAAGGTGTATTCACGAACCTTATGAATCAGCTTTAA